The genomic interval CCAACGCCTTCTCCTGCAACACGGTCCTCAGGGCGGCCCGCGACCACGGGCTCCCGCACCTCTGCCTCCCGCTCTACGCCTCCATGCCCGCGCTCCCCGACGAGTACACCTACCCTATCCTCATCACCGCCTGCGCCACCAGGGGGGCCGTCGACGAAGGCCGCCAGGTTCACTGCCACGCCGTGAGGCACGGATTTGAATGCAACCTGTACCTCGCGAACGCCCTGATGAGTATGTACTCCGCGTGTGGGTGCCTCGGCGACGCGCGCAAGGTGTTCGACGCAGGTCCTATGTGGGACACCGTTTCTTGGAACACGATCCTAGCTGCATACGTGCAAGCCGGGGACGTGGCTCAGGCGGTCGAGATGTTTACACAAATGCCTAAACGGACCGCTGCAGCGGTGAGCTCGATGTTGGCACTGTTCGGGAGGAGGGGAATGGTGGACGAGGCAAGGAAGTTGTTTGACAGGGCAGAGTATAAGAATGTTTTCACGTGGACTGCgatgatttcttgctttcagCGGAATGGCATGTTTACAGAGGCGTTCAGTTTGTTCTCAGGAATGCGTGGGGAGGGGTGGCCTGTGGATGAGGTGGCTATGGTCAGTGTTGTCGCTGCCTGTGCACGAGTGGAGATAACTCAGAATGGGTATATGTGCCATGGGCTGGCTGCCAAAGCTGGCCTTGACTCAAGGGTGAACGTCCAGAACGCATTGATCCACATGTACTCAAGTTTTCTGGATGTTGTTGCAGCACGAAGATTATTTGACACTGGCCATTGCTTGGACCATTTTTCCTGGAACTCGATGATTGCTGGCTATCTCAAGAATGGCTGTTTCAAAGATGCAAAGGAATTGTTCGGTGCAATGCCTGACAAAGATAATGTTTCTTGGACTACAATGATATCTGGCTGTGTGCAAAATGACCAGTCCTCAGAGGCGCTCTCTGTTTTCAACAGCATGCTAGCCCAAGGAATCAAACCAAACGAGGTTACGCTTGTCAGTATCATCTCTGCATGTACTAATATGTCTTCTCTTGAGCAAGGCAAGTTGATACATGAGTACATAAGGAAACACCAATATAACATCACAGTCGTACTTGGGACTAGCCTCATTGACATGTACATGAAGTGTGGATGCTTAGAATCTGCATTAGAAGTCTTTGATAGGATGGAACAAAGAGGGACACCTTGCTGGAATGCTGTCATTGTGGGGCTGGCCATGAATGGTCTAGTGACGAAATCTCTTGACATGTTTTCAGAGATGGAATTATCTAGCACTGCCACTCCAAATGAGATAACTTTCACTGGTGTT from Oryza brachyantha chromosome 3, ObraRS2, whole genome shotgun sequence carries:
- the LOC102704404 gene encoding pentatricopeptide repeat-containing protein At1g05750, chloroplastic-like, giving the protein MLTVTLLEAHLERCGSARHLLQIHAQFVASGLLADAFAASRLLRFTADTSLLPLPLPFHHSLRLLRLVHRPNAFSCNTVLRAARDHGLPHLCLPLYASMPALPDEYTYPILITACATRGAVDEGRQVHCHAVRHGFECNLYLANALMSMYSACGCLGDARKVFDAGPMWDTVSWNTILAAYVQAGDVAQAVEMFTQMPKRTAAAVSSMLALFGRRGMVDEARKLFDRAEYKNVFTWTAMISCFQRNGMFTEAFSLFSGMRGEGWPVDEVAMVSVVAACARVEITQNGYMCHGLAAKAGLDSRVNVQNALIHMYSSFLDVVAARRLFDTGHCLDHFSWNSMIAGYLKNGCFKDAKELFGAMPDKDNVSWTTMISGCVQNDQSSEALSVFNSMLAQGIKPNEVTLVSIISACTNMSSLEQGKLIHEYIRKHQYNITVVLGTSLIDMYMKCGCLESALEVFDRMEQRGTPCWNAVIVGLAMNGLVTKSLDMFSEMELSSTATPNEITFTGVLSACRHAGLVEEGQRFFKLMQHKYHILPNIRHYGCMVDLLGRAGYVREAEDLIKSMPMSPDVPAWGALLGSCWKHGDSEVGERVGRELVNLDPHHDGFHTMLSNIYASEGMWQCVKDLRGSMKQRHVSKIPGFSVVESSL